CGATGGGTGGGACTCCTGCAGGGTCGTCGCGTGCTCGTCGCGGGCGCGCGCAACAAGTGGAGCATCGGCTGGCACTGCGCCCTCTCGATGATGCGCGAGGGCGCTTCCCTCGCGTTCTCGGTGTTGAGCGAACGGGAGCGCGGCGACGTGCGGAAGCTGCTGGATGCGGTAGGTAGGCCCGATCTGCCCGTCCTGCTGTGCGATGCCACGAAGGCCGAGGAGGTCGAGGCACTCTTCGGGCAGGTGGGTTCCCTGTTCGAGGGCCGGCTGGATGGGCTGCTGCACAGCATCGCGTACGCGCCGCGCCAGGCACTGGCGGGGGAGTACGCGGCGACGACGCAGGAGGACTTCGACACGGCGATGAACGCCAGCGTCTATACCCTGGTGGCCCTGGCGCAGGGCGCGCGGTCGCTGCTGGAGGCGTCCGACGGCGGCGCCATCGTCACGCTCACCTATGTGGGCGGCGAGCGCGTGGTGCCGCGCTACAACGTAATGGGCGTGTGCAAGGCGGCGCTCGAGTCCACGGTGCGCTACCTGGCCTACGACCTTGGCGCGCAGAGCATTCGGGTGAACGCGGTGTCGGCGGGCCCCATCAAGACCCTGGCAGC
This portion of the Chthonomonadales bacterium genome encodes:
- a CDS encoding enoyl-ACP reductase, with translation MGLLQGRRVLVAGARNKWSIGWHCALSMMREGASLAFSVLSERERGDVRKLLDAVGRPDLPVLLCDATKAEEVEALFGQVGSLFEGRLDGLLHSIAYAPRQALAGEYAATTQEDFDTAMNASVYTLVALAQGARSLLEASDGGAIVTLTYVGGERVVPRYNVMGVCKAALESTVRYLAYDLGAQSIRVNAVSAGPIKTLAAQGIQGFGAMLEQATERSALRRRVDADEVGDAVAFMMSPLARGITGETLYVDAGIHIMGM